From Varibaculum massiliense, a single genomic window includes:
- a CDS encoding DUF1540 domain-containing protein, which yields MAMPGVNCSASDCAFNDNGCNAYAVTIAKGGCATFIALDEKGGLGKVNSQVGACQLADCKFNNHLLCQADSVKVGADEKCLTFATA from the coding sequence ATGGCAATGCCAGGAGTAAATTGTTCAGCTAGTGATTGTGCCTTCAACGATAATGGCTGCAACGCTTATGCGGTCACTATTGCAAAAGGTGGGTGCGCAACCTTTATTGCCCTTGACGAAAAGGGCGGTTTGGGGAAAGTTAATTCTCAGGTCGGGGCTTGCCAGCTTGCCGACTGCAAATTTAACAACCACCTGCTCTGCCAAGCTGATTCTGTCAAGGTGGGCGCTGACGAAAAGTGCCTAACCTTTGCTACCGCCTAG
- a CDS encoding diaminopimelate dehydrogenase: MTIKVAINGYGNLGRAVERAVNAAGDMEAVAVFTRRNPESLKTAGTPVYPLSQMADFMGKVDVCICCGGSATDLRSQGPAAAAYFNTVDSFDTHADIPAYFADMDAAAKKAGHAALISTGWDPGLFSIARALTGAVLPDGYTQTFWGRGVSQGHSDAIRRIKGVERAVQYTVPNPKAMQAVESGENPQLTTADKHTRLCYVVAAPGADKERITREIKQMPKYFADYETTVNFISAEELARDHAGMPHGGEVIRVGHTREGIKHLARFQLQLDSNPDFTGSMVTASARALFRLHEHGHRGAASVLDLPPAWYSPLSPEQLRAQLL, encoded by the coding sequence ATGACGATAAAAGTAGCAATCAATGGATATGGCAACCTGGGGCGGGCAGTCGAACGAGCCGTAAACGCCGCGGGCGATATGGAAGCAGTGGCGGTTTTTACTCGCCGAAACCCGGAAAGCCTAAAAACTGCCGGCACCCCGGTTTACCCCCTAAGCCAGATGGCTGATTTTATGGGGAAAGTTGACGTCTGCATTTGCTGCGGTGGCAGCGCCACCGATTTGCGCAGCCAAGGTCCGGCAGCTGCTGCCTATTTCAATACGGTAGATTCTTTTGACACCCATGCCGATATTCCCGCTTACTTCGCGGATATGGATGCCGCCGCCAAGAAAGCGGGACATGCCGCCCTGATTTCCACCGGCTGGGATCCGGGTCTGTTCTCCATCGCCCGCGCCCTCACCGGAGCAGTCCTCCCGGACGGCTACACCCAGACGTTCTGGGGGCGCGGAGTATCTCAGGGACATTCTGACGCGATTCGCCGTATCAAAGGGGTGGAGCGCGCAGTGCAATACACCGTCCCCAACCCCAAGGCAATGCAGGCGGTAGAAAGCGGCGAAAATCCCCAACTGACCACCGCGGATAAACATACTCGGCTCTGCTACGTTGTGGCTGCTCCCGGCGCCGATAAAGAGCGGATTACCCGCGAGATTAAGCAAATGCCGAAATACTTCGCCGACTATGAAACCACTGTGAACTTTATTTCTGCCGAAGAATTGGCGCGCGACCACGCCGGGATGCCCCACGGTGGGGAAGTGATTCGAGTGGGACATACTCGCGAGGGAATCAAACATTTGGCACGCTTTCAGCTGCAACTGGACTCCAACCCGGATTTCACCGGTTCCATGGTAACCGCCAGCGCGCGTGCCCTGTTTCGTCTGCATGAACATGGTCACCGCGGAGCTGCCAGCGTCCTGGACCTGCCTCCCGCCTGGTATTCGCCACTTTCCCCCGAACAGTTACGTGCCCAACTGCTATAG
- a CDS encoding glucosamine-6-phosphate deaminase yields the protein MRIAITATPEVGSKLAAKLIIPQIKPGFRLGLATGSTPEGLYAELRKAHAESDFTLEHCTGWALDEYVGIAPEHPERYRNVLRRELVGEEKTGLKDENLNTPDGLSPDPEESAHRYEEAITSGVDLQILGIGADGHIGFNEPSGCLVNPTNVVTLAPRTISDNARFFDGDEAKVPRRAITQGLATIMRSRQAILLAFGEQKADAVAGTVEGAVSAFCPASILQYHLDVVVIVDNAAASKLKLADYYRETWQAKYPEISLDA from the coding sequence ATGCGAATCGCGATTACCGCTACCCCAGAAGTTGGCTCCAAGCTGGCAGCAAAACTAATTATTCCCCAGATAAAACCAGGTTTTCGTTTGGGACTAGCCACCGGGTCTACCCCCGAAGGCCTCTACGCTGAGCTGCGTAAAGCCCATGCCGAATCTGATTTCACTTTAGAACACTGCACCGGTTGGGCATTGGATGAATATGTTGGGATTGCACCCGAGCACCCAGAACGCTATCGCAATGTACTTCGGCGAGAATTGGTAGGCGAAGAAAAAACCGGACTTAAAGACGAGAATCTCAATACCCCTGATGGGCTCTCCCCAGACCCGGAAGAATCAGCTCACCGCTACGAAGAAGCAATCACCTCGGGTGTTGACCTGCAGATTCTAGGTATCGGCGCCGATGGGCATATCGGCTTCAATGAGCCTTCAGGCTGCCTGGTCAACCCCACCAATGTGGTTACCTTAGCCCCCCGCACAATCAGTGATAACGCTCGTTTCTTTGATGGTGATGAAGCAAAAGTTCCCCGCCGAGCCATAACCCAGGGCCTGGCAACAATTATGCGTTCACGCCAAGCCATCCTGTTGGCTTTCGGAGAGCAAAAAGCTGACGCGGTTGCCGGCACGGTAGAGGGCGCGGTCAGCGCTTTTTGCCCCGCCTCGATTCTGCAATACCACCTGGATGTAGTGGTGATTGTAGATAATGCCGCCGCTAGCAAACTAAAGTTGGCCGACTATTATCGGGAAACTTGGCAGGCCAAGTACCCGGAGATTTCGCTAGACGCCTAA
- a CDS encoding glycogen/starch/alpha-glucan phosphorylase produces the protein MADNLTHSLGSFTRSISGRRAEDSTPMEFWTGMSQAIVERIAENWEKTTDKYAAGRQEHYFSAEFLMGRALLNNLDNLELLEEAKKATNAFGMNLSDVLEAEHDASLGNGGLGRLAACFLDSCATMNLPVRGYGILYRYGLFKQSFEHGSQREHPDPWMEEGYPFVIRREEQPRFVHFADMEVRAVPYDMPITGYGTDNVNNLRLWKSEPIEEFDYEAFNSQRFTDAIIERERVADLCRVLYPNDTTFEGKVLRVRQQYFFVSASLQDMVENYVKHHGNDLRDFAKYNCIQLNDTHPVLAIPELMRILLDEHEMDWESAWQIVQKTFAYTNHTVLAEALETWEYAIFQRLFPRILEIVAEIDRRFRMELEALGFDAARIDYMSPIHGGRIHMAWIACYAAFSINGVAALHTEIIKRQTLKDWYEIWPQKFNNKTNGVTPRRWLKQCNPRLASLLTEKLGSTDWVTDMDELKSLRHLVDDSDVMAQLLGVKADNKRDFAKWLEQRSGEKIDPAAIFDVQIKRLHEYKRQLLNALYILDLYFRIKENPQKPWPHRVFIFGAKAAPGYVRAKAIIKLINTIGELIAGDPEVSKIIQVVFVENYNVSPAEHIIPAADIHEQISTAGKEASGTSNMKFMMNGALCLGTLDGANVEIVDSVGEENAYIFGAKEEELPELRRTYDPRHLYETVPGLKRALDALVDGTLDDEGTGLFHDLLGSLLDSNGYEPADVYYVLGDFADYRKVRDRAALDYADQMEWARKCWINICESGRFSADRTISDYANQVWMLEPQKI, from the coding sequence ATGGCAGACAACCTTACACACTCTTTAGGTTCATTTACCCGTTCTATTTCTGGACGTCGCGCGGAAGATTCCACCCCGATGGAGTTTTGGACGGGAATGTCACAAGCGATTGTAGAGCGCATCGCTGAGAACTGGGAGAAAACAACCGACAAGTATGCGGCTGGACGTCAAGAGCATTACTTCTCGGCAGAGTTCCTAATGGGCAGAGCTTTGCTCAACAACCTAGACAACCTAGAGCTTTTAGAGGAAGCGAAAAAGGCTACTAACGCCTTCGGGATGAACCTTAGCGATGTACTAGAGGCTGAACACGACGCCTCCCTAGGTAACGGAGGCCTGGGGCGCCTAGCAGCCTGTTTCTTGGATTCTTGTGCCACTATGAACCTGCCGGTACGCGGGTACGGTATCTTGTACCGTTACGGACTTTTCAAACAATCCTTTGAGCACGGCAGCCAGCGCGAACATCCGGATCCCTGGATGGAAGAAGGCTACCCCTTCGTTATTCGCCGCGAGGAACAACCCCGCTTTGTGCACTTTGCAGATATGGAGGTGCGGGCGGTCCCCTATGACATGCCGATTACCGGTTACGGAACCGATAACGTAAATAACCTGCGGCTATGGAAGTCAGAACCCATCGAAGAGTTCGACTACGAAGCTTTTAACTCTCAGCGTTTCACCGATGCGATTATCGAGCGGGAACGAGTTGCAGACCTTTGCCGAGTGCTCTACCCCAACGACACCACCTTTGAAGGAAAAGTGCTGCGGGTACGCCAGCAGTACTTCTTCGTGTCGGCCTCCCTGCAGGACATGGTCGAGAACTACGTGAAGCACCACGGCAATGACCTACGTGATTTCGCCAAGTACAACTGTATCCAGCTAAATGACACCCACCCGGTGTTGGCGATTCCGGAACTGATGCGGATTCTGCTCGACGAGCACGAGATGGATTGGGAAAGCGCCTGGCAGATCGTACAGAAGACTTTTGCCTACACCAACCACACGGTACTTGCCGAAGCCCTCGAAACCTGGGAATACGCGATTTTCCAGCGGTTATTCCCCCGAATTCTGGAAATCGTGGCGGAGATTGACCGCCGGTTCCGGATGGAGCTAGAGGCACTCGGCTTTGACGCTGCTCGCATTGACTATATGTCACCGATTCATGGCGGTCGTATCCACATGGCTTGGATTGCCTGCTACGCAGCGTTTTCGATTAACGGGGTGGCAGCCCTGCATACCGAGATCATTAAGCGCCAGACTCTGAAAGACTGGTACGAGATTTGGCCGCAAAAGTTTAATAACAAGACTAATGGGGTCACTCCCCGGCGCTGGCTGAAGCAGTGCAACCCCCGTCTGGCTAGTTTGCTGACTGAGAAGCTGGGGTCAACCGACTGGGTTACCGATATGGATGAACTCAAATCTCTGCGGCACCTGGTAGATGACTCCGATGTGATGGCGCAGTTGCTGGGGGTAAAGGCCGATAATAAACGGGATTTTGCCAAATGGCTGGAGCAACGCTCCGGAGAAAAGATTGATCCTGCGGCGATTTTTGATGTGCAGATTAAGCGTTTGCACGAATATAAACGCCAGTTGTTAAACGCGCTTTATATTTTAGATTTGTATTTCCGGATCAAAGAAAATCCGCAAAAACCGTGGCCGCATCGGGTATTTATTTTCGGGGCGAAAGCCGCTCCCGGGTATGTACGCGCTAAGGCCATCATCAAATTGATTAACACTATCGGGGAACTGATTGCCGGAGATCCCGAGGTTTCGAAGATCATCCAAGTGGTGTTTGTCGAAAACTACAACGTCTCCCCGGCGGAACATATTATTCCGGCTGCCGATATTCACGAACAGATTTCTACTGCCGGTAAAGAGGCTTCGGGGACTTCCAATATGAAGTTCATGATGAACGGGGCGCTTTGCCTAGGCACTTTAGACGGTGCCAATGTCGAGATTGTGGATTCGGTCGGGGAAGAGAACGCCTATATTTTCGGGGCGAAAGAGGAAGAACTGCCGGAGCTGCGGCGCACTTACGATCCTCGTCACCTCTATGAAACCGTGCCGGGCCTTAAACGGGCTCTGGATGCGCTGGTTGACGGCACTTTGGATGATGAAGGTACCGGTCTGTTCCATGACCTGTTGGGTTCGCTTTTGGATTCTAACGGGTACGAACCGGCTGACGTCTACTATGTACTGGGCGATTTCGCCGATTATCGTAAAGTGCGTGACCGGGCGGCTTTGGACTACGCTGACCAGATGGAATGGGCACGTAAATGCTGGATCAATATTTGTGAATCCGGACGTTTTAGCGCCGATCGCACCATCAGTGACTACGCGAATCAAGTATGGATGCTTGAGCCCCAAAAAATCTAG
- a CDS encoding glycoside hydrolase family 13 protein: MSRVERCDWNQWWRSAAIYQVYPRSFADSNGDGIGDLAGVLEKIDYLEKLGIDAVWFSPFYPSPQHDTGYDVADYLDINPEYGDLETFDKVLAELHTRGMKAIIDVVPNHSSWDHPLFKQALAAEPGDPARDMYMFRKCADTTPNNWGSMFGGSAWSKVEPLTGKASDRDWWYLHIFDASQPDFNWENPKVHEFFRSYLRFWLDRGVDGFRVDVAHGLVKDPALPDDVVGPDRLNYEGPNSDNGRALDVGPFFNQPRVHDIYREWRQVLDEYGRDRMLVAEAWVNTPEQEAMYVREDEMSQAFNFSVVNCQWEPAALRKVIRRTQEASASVGAPPTWVLSNHDKVRHATRFGYPTGANTDNGIGASDPQPDRKIGLTRALSATAFLAGLPGSIYLYNGEELGLPDATKLPDDARQDPTWQRSGFRVRGRDGCRVPLPWSNDSGSNFGFSPAGASPAWLPQPDDWGELSVQTQASDPNSPLNFYRKMLAVRRDLALGMGESSWLDSDPEVLALQVTGANGRQVVVVTNLAVGYRPLPKEALTDSAKTVLATPGIATPAVSHDNAETQIAPGQTMWIEI, from the coding sequence ATGAGCCGCGTTGAGCGATGCGACTGGAATCAGTGGTGGCGCAGTGCCGCAATCTACCAGGTTTACCCGCGTTCCTTTGCCGATTCCAACGGTGATGGGATTGGGGATTTAGCCGGGGTGTTAGAAAAAATCGATTACCTGGAAAAACTGGGAATCGATGCAGTCTGGTTTTCTCCCTTTTATCCTTCCCCCCAACACGACACCGGCTATGACGTAGCTGATTACCTGGATATTAACCCCGAATATGGCGACTTGGAGACTTTCGATAAAGTTCTTGCCGAGCTGCATACCCGGGGAATGAAAGCCATCATCGATGTGGTCCCTAATCATTCCTCTTGGGATCACCCCCTGTTCAAGCAGGCGCTAGCCGCGGAGCCGGGAGATCCGGCGCGCGATATGTATATGTTCCGCAAATGCGCAGATACCACTCCCAATAACTGGGGGTCTATGTTCGGCGGATCTGCCTGGTCAAAAGTGGAGCCCCTAACTGGTAAAGCCAGTGACCGAGACTGGTGGTATCTACATATTTTTGATGCCTCCCAACCTGACTTTAACTGGGAAAATCCCAAGGTTCACGAATTTTTCCGCTCTTACCTGCGTTTCTGGTTAGACCGCGGCGTTGATGGTTTCCGCGTCGATGTGGCGCATGGCCTAGTAAAAGATCCCGCACTCCCCGATGATGTGGTAGGTCCAGATCGCTTGAACTATGAAGGACCAAACAGCGACAATGGACGCGCCCTCGATGTGGGGCCGTTCTTTAACCAGCCGAGGGTCCACGATATTTATCGGGAATGGCGCCAGGTATTAGATGAATATGGCCGTGACCGGATGCTAGTTGCCGAGGCTTGGGTGAATACCCCGGAACAAGAAGCTATGTATGTGCGCGAAGACGAGATGTCACAGGCCTTCAACTTTTCGGTAGTTAACTGCCAGTGGGAGCCGGCAGCTCTGCGGAAAGTAATCCGGCGCACCCAGGAGGCATCCGCCTCGGTTGGCGCTCCTCCCACTTGGGTACTGTCCAACCATGACAAGGTTCGTCATGCCACCCGTTTCGGCTACCCCACGGGTGCTAACACCGACAACGGGATCGGGGCAAGTGACCCGCAGCCAGACCGGAAAATCGGATTGACCCGGGCATTATCGGCAACCGCTTTTCTGGCGGGTCTGCCTGGATCTATCTACCTGTATAACGGGGAAGAATTGGGGCTACCTGATGCTACCAAGCTTCCGGATGATGCCCGTCAAGATCCCACCTGGCAGCGTTCTGGTTTTAGGGTACGAGGACGCGATGGCTGCCGGGTGCCACTCCCCTGGTCAAATGATTCCGGCTCTAACTTCGGGTTTTCCCCTGCGGGAGCTAGCCCTGCCTGGTTGCCGCAACCAGATGATTGGGGTGAACTGTCGGTACAGACACAAGCATCTGACCCGAACTCTCCGTTAAACTTTTATCGCAAAATGCTTGCTGTACGACGCGACCTCGCCCTGGGAATGGGCGAATCTAGCTGGCTAGACAGCGATCCGGAAGTACTGGCTTTGCAGGTTACCGGAGCGAACGGTCGCCAAGTAGTAGTAGTAACTAATCTGGCAGTGGGCTACCGTCCCTTACCGAAAGAGGCGTTGACGGATTCGGCAAAAACTGTGTTGGCAACCCCGGGAATTGCTACCCCGGCGGTCTCGCACGACAATGCAGAAACCCAAATTGCGCCGGGGCAAACTATGTGGATTGAGATTTAG
- a CDS encoding DEAD/DEAH box helicase yields MTTEENIQATSGIADTSAAHEPHIQQAEADVVGDSSMDLSGKTFADFGVSAPLCEALKEVDILHPFPIQALTLPVALERHDIIGQAKTGTGKTLGFALPALENVIGPGEDGFEDLLDPGHPQALIVLPTRELAIQVARETAQAAAHRSVRICEIYGGRAFEPQIADLKRGVEIVVGTPGRLIDLMKQGHLSLSSVRTMVLDEADEMLDLGFLPDVEVLLSRTPANRHTMLFSATMPGEVVALARRYMSHPTHIRAQDPDDQGATVKTTRQVIYRCHALNKIEVVARILQARERGLTIIFTRTKRTAARVAEDLGKRGFATASLHGDLGQGAREQALRAFRHGKVDVLVATDVAARGIDVDDVTHVINYQCPEDAKIYIHRIGRTGRAGNSGTAITFVDWDDVPRWKLINKELSLGIEEPVETYHTSTHLYTDLDIPEDAGGRLPLSMRKRAGLAAEKLEDLGETGGRGRVRSGRGHNSRGRSRRGKGARGGRDRRRERDSHQGAGTQRQPRPRRARRRRRKGSED; encoded by the coding sequence TTGACAACTGAAGAAAATATCCAAGCAACCAGTGGAATTGCTGACACTTCCGCCGCGCACGAGCCTCATATTCAGCAGGCAGAAGCCGATGTAGTGGGCGATTCCTCGATGGATCTTTCCGGAAAAACTTTCGCTGATTTTGGGGTCTCGGCTCCGCTCTGCGAAGCTCTGAAAGAAGTAGACATCCTGCACCCCTTCCCCATCCAAGCGCTGACTTTACCGGTGGCTTTGGAACGCCACGACATTATCGGGCAAGCCAAGACCGGCACCGGCAAGACCTTAGGGTTTGCCCTGCCCGCACTAGAGAACGTAATTGGTCCGGGTGAGGACGGTTTCGAGGATCTGCTAGATCCCGGTCACCCACAAGCCCTAATCGTGTTGCCCACGCGGGAACTGGCCATCCAGGTGGCGCGGGAAACCGCGCAGGCAGCTGCTCACCGCAGCGTACGTATTTGTGAAATCTATGGGGGACGGGCTTTCGAACCCCAGATTGCAGACCTGAAACGGGGAGTCGAGATTGTAGTCGGTACCCCCGGTCGCCTGATTGACCTTATGAAACAGGGTCATCTGAGCTTGTCGTCAGTGCGCACTATGGTGCTAGATGAAGCCGATGAAATGCTCGACCTGGGATTCCTTCCAGATGTAGAGGTGCTACTTTCACGCACCCCGGCAAATCGGCACACCATGCTATTTTCAGCTACTATGCCCGGCGAGGTAGTGGCGCTAGCCAGGCGTTATATGTCTCATCCCACCCATATTCGGGCGCAGGATCCCGATGATCAGGGCGCGACGGTAAAAACCACCCGGCAAGTGATTTACCGCTGCCACGCCCTCAATAAAATCGAGGTGGTAGCGCGAATCTTGCAGGCCCGCGAGCGCGGTCTCACCATTATTTTCACGCGCACTAAACGCACTGCCGCCCGGGTGGCGGAAGATTTAGGTAAACGCGGATTCGCAACTGCCTCCCTCCACGGTGATTTGGGGCAAGGCGCGCGGGAACAGGCGTTGCGGGCTTTTAGGCACGGAAAAGTAGATGTTTTAGTAGCCACCGATGTGGCTGCCCGCGGGATTGATGTCGATGACGTTACCCACGTGATTAACTATCAATGCCCCGAGGACGCCAAAATCTATATTCACCGGATTGGACGTACTGGTCGCGCCGGAAATTCTGGAACCGCGATTACCTTTGTTGACTGGGATGATGTCCCTCGCTGGAAGCTGATTAATAAAGAGTTATCCCTGGGGATAGAAGAGCCGGTGGAAACCTACCACACCAGTACGCACCTATATACTGATTTAGACATTCCCGAGGACGCAGGTGGACGTCTGCCCCTGTCCATGCGCAAACGCGCAGGTCTAGCCGCCGAAAAGTTGGAAGATCTCGGGGAAACTGGTGGTCGCGGTCGGGTACGCTCTGGGCGCGGACATAATTCTCGAGGACGCTCCAGGCGCGGTAAAGGCGCGCGCGGCGGACGGGATCGGCGCCGGGAACGCGATAGTCACCAGGGGGCAGGCACTCAGCGCCAGCCCCGTCCGCGGCGGGCACGGCGCCGCCGCCGTAAAGGCAGTGAAGACTAA
- a CDS encoding ferritin-like fold-containing protein, giving the protein MSDAQRLGLIGYFTLAMQQRLAKDASLCPTVEQEIALGQMSARAWDNYQKVAQVSENLGIDLPAEMKQYMGLTVQLEERLRPTDWYERLVKSYVTIGAMADFNRSLTAGLSPQLQADLTEVPWDCGQEEWAVPVITQACATQPTVPARLSLWGRRVLGDVRSTMRQAIVGYPELAAEGAQDIPEEIKEHHRVRMERTGLKA; this is encoded by the coding sequence GTGAGTGACGCACAAAGACTAGGACTTATCGGATACTTTACGCTGGCAATGCAACAGCGCCTAGCGAAAGACGCTTCGCTATGTCCCACGGTAGAGCAAGAAATCGCTTTAGGGCAGATGTCAGCGCGGGCTTGGGACAACTATCAAAAAGTAGCCCAGGTCAGCGAAAACTTAGGGATAGATTTACCCGCGGAAATGAAACAGTATATGGGGCTAACCGTTCAGCTAGAAGAGCGCCTGCGCCCTACTGACTGGTATGAACGTCTAGTGAAAAGCTACGTAACTATTGGGGCGATGGCAGACTTTAATCGCTCTTTGACCGCGGGGCTATCCCCGCAGCTACAGGCAGACCTGACCGAGGTTCCTTGGGATTGTGGTCAGGAAGAATGGGCAGTGCCAGTCATCACCCAGGCTTGCGCCACCCAACCCACGGTTCCGGCGCGGCTTTCACTATGGGGACGGCGGGTACTCGGGGACGTGCGTTCCACGATGCGCCAAGCAATCGTTGGCTATCCGGAGCTTGCTGCCGAGGGCGCGCAAGACATCCCGGAAGAAATCAAGGAACATCACCGCGTACGGATGGAACGCACCGGTCTAAAAGCCTAG
- a CDS encoding DUF3107 domain-containing protein encodes MNISLGLKGVAKTLDLELEMTSAQVKATLQTALERPAELLCLTDKNGQQVLINPQLVAYCQVGEPQPKQVGFGIG; translated from the coding sequence GTGAATATCTCACTGGGACTTAAGGGCGTAGCAAAAACTTTAGATTTGGAACTAGAGATGACGTCTGCACAGGTCAAAGCTACTTTACAGACTGCCCTAGAAAGGCCAGCAGAGTTGCTGTGCTTAACCGATAAAAACGGCCAGCAGGTGCTGATTAACCCGCAGTTAGTCGCCTATTGTCAGGTGGGCGAGCCACAACCTAAACAGGTGGGATTTGGAATCGGGTAA